In one window of Phaenicophaeus curvirostris isolate KB17595 unplaced genomic scaffold, BPBGC_Pcur_1.0 scaffold_75, whole genome shotgun sequence DNA:
- the SCX gene encoding basic helix-loop-helix transcription factor scleraxis has product MSFAMLRSAPSRYLYPEINMLSEDEENGSESSGSDEKPYHLDAADAYGIKAAKRRGGKKPNRLAREPRQRHTANARERDRTNSVNTAFTALRTLIPTEPADRKLSKIETLRLASSYISHLGNVLLVGEACGDGQPCHTGPAFYHHGGGSPPARDPDTSQPKPICTFCLSNQRKLSKDRDRKTAIRS; this is encoded by the exons ATGTCCTTCGCCATGCTGCGCTCGGCTCCCAGCCGCTACCTGTACCCGGAGATCAACATGCTCTCCGAGGACGAGGAGAACGGCTCGGAGAGCTCCGGCTCCGACGAGAAGCCCTACCACTTGGACGCCGCCGACGCTTACGGCATCAAAGCCGCCAAACGCCGCGGCGGCAAGAAACCCAACCGGCTCGCCAGGGAACCCCGGCAGCGGCACACGGCCAACGCGCGCGAGCGCGACCGCACCAACAGCGTCAACACCGCCTTCACCGCCCTGCGCACCCTCATCCCCACCGAGCCGGCCGATAGGAAGCTCTCCAAGATCGAGACCTTGAGACTGGCCTCCAGCTACATCTCCCACCTGGGCAACGTGCTCCTGGTGGGAGAAGCCTGCGGAGACGGGCAACCGTGCCACACCGGCCCGGCGTTCTACCACCACGGCGGAGGGAGCCCCCCGGCACGCGACCCCGACACCTCCCAGCCCAAACCGATCTGCACCTTCTGCCTCAGCAACCAGAGGAAGCTG AGTAAAGACCGAGACAGGAAGACAGCGATCCGGAGCTAG
- the LOC138734449 gene encoding golgin subfamily A member 6-like protein 7 translates to QEQEWEQEQEWEKEQEQEWEKEQEQEREQELELKQEWEQQQEQEQEKKQEQEQKQQQKQKQEQQEQQEQGLKQQQEQEWEQQQEQQWEKEQQWEKEQQQ, encoded by the coding sequence caggagcaggagtgggagcaggagcaggagtgggagaaggagcaggagcaggagtgggagaaggagcaggagcaggaacgggagcaggagctggagctgaagcaggagtgggagcagcagcaggaacaggagcaggagaagaagcaggagcaggaacagaaacagcagcagaaacagaagcaggagcagcaggagcagcaggagcaggggctgaagcagcagcaggaacaggagtgggagcagcagcaggagcagcagtgggagaaggagcagcagtgggagaaggagcagcagcag